A stretch of the Streptosporangium sp. NBC_01755 genome encodes the following:
- a CDS encoding glycosyltransferase family 4 protein — translation MVSSRAVPEWSDGMRILMVAPPWYDVPPHGYGGIESMVAGLVAGLTRRGHDVTMIGAGTAGTPARFLATYGRAPSERIGEALPEVLHAARAYAMSSKLVVDVIHDHSLAGPLTAPAQAVPTVVTCHGEVGGEFGEYYRVLGAGMSMVAISEAQRRIAPDLNWAGVVHNAVDVMAFPFREHKENWALWLGRFSEDKGAHLAIDAARAAGRRILLAGKLTEKTEHDYFDAQVRPRLGPDAVYVGEAGNASKRELLAAARCLLFPVVWEEPFGMVMIEAMACGTPVVALGRGAVPEVVVDGVTGFIRSSPSELSAAIEAAGTLDPYACRSRAERFFGVETMARAYEAIYRRVIAGPSRRAGERVAASATASATESATASAGEDRDLAMPVN, via the coding sequence ATGGTTTCTTCCAGAGCTGTCCCGGAGTGGTCCGACGGCATGCGCATCCTGATGGTCGCGCCGCCCTGGTACGACGTACCGCCCCACGGCTACGGGGGCATCGAGTCGATGGTGGCGGGCCTCGTCGCCGGGCTGACCCGGCGCGGGCACGACGTCACGATGATCGGGGCGGGCACGGCGGGGACGCCGGCGCGCTTCCTGGCCACCTACGGGCGGGCGCCGTCCGAGCGGATCGGCGAGGCGCTGCCCGAGGTCCTGCACGCCGCCAGGGCGTACGCGATGAGCTCGAAGCTCGTCGTGGACGTGATCCACGACCACTCCCTGGCCGGTCCGCTGACCGCGCCCGCGCAGGCCGTGCCGACCGTGGTCACCTGCCACGGGGAGGTGGGGGGCGAGTTCGGCGAGTACTACCGGGTGCTCGGCGCGGGCATGTCCATGGTCGCCATCTCCGAGGCCCAGCGGCGCATCGCCCCCGACCTGAACTGGGCGGGGGTCGTCCACAACGCCGTCGACGTCATGGCCTTTCCCTTCAGGGAGCACAAGGAGAACTGGGCGCTCTGGCTGGGCAGGTTCAGCGAGGACAAGGGGGCCCACCTGGCCATCGACGCCGCCCGCGCGGCCGGGCGGCGCATCCTGCTGGCCGGCAAGCTCACCGAGAAGACCGAGCACGACTACTTCGACGCCCAGGTCAGGCCACGCCTGGGCCCCGACGCCGTATACGTCGGCGAGGCCGGCAACGCCAGCAAGCGCGAGCTGCTGGCCGCGGCCAGGTGCCTGCTCTTCCCGGTCGTCTGGGAGGAGCCGTTCGGGATGGTGATGATCGAGGCCATGGCCTGCGGTACGCCCGTGGTCGCCTTGGGCAGGGGCGCGGTGCCCGAGGTGGTCGTGGACGGGGTCACCGGATTCATCCGGAGCTCCCCCTCGGAGCTCTCCGCCGCCATCGAGGCGGCCGGCACGCTCGACCCGTACGCCTGTCGCTCCCGGGCGGAGCGCTTCTTCGGGGTGGAGACGATGGCCCGCGCGTACGAGGCGATCTACCGCAGGGTGATCGCCGGGCCGTCGAGGCGGGCAGGAGAGCGCGTCGCGGCGAGCGCGACGGCGAGCGCGACGGAGAGTGCGACGGCGAGCGCGGGGGAGGACAGGGACCTGGCCATGCCCGTCAACTGA